The Branchiostoma floridae strain S238N-H82 chromosome 6, Bfl_VNyyK, whole genome shotgun sequence genomic interval aaaaacatagctatttattattaacaatactatttacattataataataactcttcaccaaactggacttttcttatctttctttatcacagaaacattgttacaataaggatttgattagatgagtatctgttacagtgtgtacatacttatttcaaatacaaaaatgtatttcgtttcacttcctaaatatttttaaagtattggaagaagttgacacataagcAATAtcaattgcattatttatgtgcagtaaaatgtgaccacatgctatcaatagcctaataaaatgttggaacatggcacaagcgggctcctcttctgagtacagaaaggaaatgttttataacatttagttatgacgtagaaaatttcaattgtaaaatgtacctttattaacatttacaaacaaattgtttttttctcttcttaataaatgacaacaatacaggtaagtaaggtgtgtttccttttataacaggccaggtaagacgccgtacaggtaagtaaggtgtgttttcttttatagcagaccaggtaagacaccgtacaggtgagtaaggtgtgtttacttgactacagactaggtaagacaccttacaggtgagcaacgtgtatttcctttcattacagaccaggtaagacaccggtctgttataaaaggaaacacaccttacttacctgtatggtgtcttaacTGGCCTGTAGGCAAAgttggtctataggcaaagtaacgacatcttacttacctgtgtaatggcctatctggtctataggcaaaggaaagacaccttattaacctgtataatggcctatctggtatataggcaagggaaagacaccttacttacctgtataatgccccatctggtatataggcgaaggaaagatacctaacttacctgtataataccctatctggtctacaggcaaaggaaagttgctttactcacctgcataataccctatctggtctataggcaaaggaaagacgccttactcacctgtataatggcctatatggtatataggcaaacgaaagacgccttactcacctgtgtaatgcATATCTGGTCTacagacaaaggaaacacaccttactcacctgcgcggtgtcttacctggtctgtaatgaaaggaaataccattactcacctgtatggtgacctggtctgttataaaaagaaacacaccttacttacctgtatggtgtcttacctggcctgttatgaCCTGGCCTGTTATGaccactctaaaatggttgtatgagaagctatgctacaacagtccctcccgcgatacttatagaacagtcccgcaaggaggtcacatgactagtgcccgccattttgaattgctatagttaaagtatggtagtatcgtcgccgtacattttgaccaaaaacagggacttaaaatgcttgtaaagcacggaaactccgtacacatcaatgggacaccatcttgaacatgtttgtggcggtaggtttaggtgtcgttgcgcgacggccgatatttttgtggatatagtgggcattcgctaaaaagacattttgctgggcgttcgctaaaaagaccatcgagaatcgaaaacttagatttatgtcacttcgggtcaatggattgacttgaaactcaggattaatacatgggagcacaacgtggacatattccaagcaaaaaaaatgagattcgtgcagcgcggacgtctctagagtgggcgtttgtgggcattcgctaaaaagaccctcccggATGATTATGGTACTGTAGATTTTTAAGGCTAATGCTCTAACGTGGTCAATGATATAATCTGACAGTGTATATTACGTGAATGCCTTTAGTCAGCAATcgtacaacaattgtacgacTAAAGTACCCATGCGGTTCAATTGTGTCTAACAGTACATGCACCACATAATATTCGTCTACAATCAAACGAGGCCAAACCTGTAAGAAGACGACTGTATCTCTTCCTCCTGGGCACACTTCCGGGTCAGTTTTCGGGATGGCGATTGTGTACGCACACTGCTCCAAACCGCGCCACACATGGACGGTGGCGTTACTGGTACTGTTACTAGTAGCACACCAAGCCACGGATACCACGGAGCAAATcaacacaaaaaacaacttgAGCGCCATTTTCTCCTCCCTGCTACAGCGACAGTTTCCACCTGGATCTTTTCAGCACTTTGTTTCTACCCAATCAAGCAAGCACTTAGGAATCTCGACAGGCGGAGCCTTTATGCAGAGGTGTCGACCCTGACTGCGACACATTTAACCGCACTTTATCTCAATTGCTACCTTGTCACTCCCAAAGGACCTTGAGGTCGAGGGACAAGGCTAGGCTAGGCAAGGTCATTTGCacatgttgtttctttgtaaATGACGCCATAGTTTTGCATGCGTGATGGCACCATAACTTTATCACTAACAAAACAAAATCGAGACAAAAACTTACAAAAGCAACGAAAAATGAAACGGACAGTATAGTAGTTAAACCGGCTGGCAAAACTATATAAAGACCAGATAATATAAACTATGGTCTTCAGTATGCTAAAGGCACCCGTGCAGTTAACATCAGTGGTAGCCTGACTGAGAAAGGacaagttactcttcaaatcctgtttgaaatctagagacgacagataagaaattgaagtaaGACTACACATCATAGAGAAATTAGCTTGTTGAAGAACATTTAGCccagaatatgaagtaatgaCAATACTGGGTTGCTATTCAGTGTGAGACATCAGCTGGCAGTTTTTTTGTACAGTTCTACAGAACATAGGTCTATACTGGTCTCTTACTATAAGTCAATTATTACAAGTCATGTTTCTACACACACAACTCATGAGAGCTATAAGTCGTAAGGAATACATTTTCAAGTTCGAAATGTAGATGCAAGTAGAtgctttgatacaattttgacaaggatgatttgaaatttgaagaaagttgtttttccaaAACTGCAGATAGTAACGTTATTATCTTATTATCACATGATCTTATCTAATTGAAACCTTGCATTATATAACTTTGTTAACACTTACTTTGGGtcattctgtatgatttgataatgttcctatgaaaaccagtacagaatatttgaatcagtgaccagtaatatgcaaatctgtctctgaccattgtttctagctggtagacagtctgagatgtttatgagtttatgtatttatgggggtcaatccaccattcaaactgctggacaagtcacagtgggagcacttccttattgttCTTACCCTGGGCAAGAAACCAGCCGGTTCAAAGGATGTTAAATAGTgataaaataatgaaataaaaataagaataaaacaagaacaaaatgtaaaaataactCTCTAAAAAAAGGAGCATTGTTAAAGGACGAAGTGGAAAgaattgaagaaagactgaatgcagctgcagggtgtccagaccactgcagcagcaggacacagtggactactactgtTATATATCCCTGACACAGCAATCCAATTTAGCATAATATTCTAGAGTATAATAATAAATATTTTGATAGTCTTATATGTTCTCCATAAATAGCTATTTCAATTGTTAGATATCAAGATATCAGCAATTTCTAGTTTAACAGTTCTTATACATTGCAGCTGTTACATGATTATACCGTCGTGAGTTCTTTGGCTGCAGAATTCAAAATCGTTAGCGTTACACTTGTGGAGTTTCTTACTCATATAATAGTTTGCCATATACATTTAAGAAAGGCATGTATGTAGCCATGTATACGAAGTTCCAGGGTTCGTAGGCCAGGGTTTCTAATCTGTaaccgatatatatatatatatatatttgtcgGCATAGGACTTGTCAGCTATCTTTTCAACTTCCGCACATGTGAAGAGTTTCTCAAGTCTCTAAAGATTCAATGTGTTTATATTGACGTGAAGGTCAAGCATGCAGTGGAATTTGCTTTGAGACACGTGGAATGCCCTGCCGAAGTCTAGCTGGCATTGTTGCTCACAGACTGGCCCATAGCTGGTGAGTAGAGCGTCCGTCAGGACGAAAAGGGCAGTTATGATGGTCAGGCTCTCTACATTTCAAAGTATCGGTATGTTTGTCAAAGGTTTGAATAGGTCTGACCCAACAGCCTTTCTATATGTACACTTCCCAGAAATATAACATTTCTCACTGTTGCTTTTTATCATGATTGTACTTGACCATTTCGTGCAGGAAAACTGTGGCACTGATTGCATTTTTTGAAGGGTCTGAAGAGGCCTCTTCATACATGTTGGGGTTCTCACCAATGTGTTTAGCCATATGTTTGTCCAGGCTTTCTTTATGAGCTGCAGAGTAGTCACGCTGGTTacatttataaggtttttcaccagtgtgtgttcTAAAATGCCGGGATAGGTGAGATCTGTcggctgtcctgtacccacacgtctcacacatgtagggcttctcaccggtgtgtttcatCATGGAGTGTTGGTCCAAGTCagatttccgtgcagcagaatagtcgcactggtcacacttgaagggtttctcaccagtgtgctttctCATATGTCTACTTAGAGCTGACCTGGTGGCCGTTCTATACCCACATTCTCCGCAAACTTGAGGTTTTTCGCCCGTGTGTCGCATCATAACGTGATGGTCTAAATCTACCTTTTGTGCAGCAGAGTATTCACACTGGCTacatttgtatggtttctctcctgtatgttttctcatgtgtaCAGCTAAGTAGGACCTTACGGGtgttctgtatccacactcttTACACATGTAGGGtatctcaccggtgtgtttagtcataTGCCTGTCCAGGCTATTTCTATGCgcggcagaatagtcgcactggtcacatttataaggtttctcaccggtgtgttttctcatatgtcttGTTAGCGCTGATCTGGAAGcggttctgtacccacactctccacacatgtagggtttctcacccgtgtgtttCATCATGACATGTTGGTCTAAACGGCATTTCTCTGCAGCAACATAGTCACATCGGTTGCACTTGTAGCCTAAATTGTACGGTTTCTCGTCTTCATGTGTCTCCATATCGTCAGTTAGGCGAGACTCAGCGTCGACAGAATGGGAAGACCGATCAAAACTGCAGTGTTGTTCACCTGTAGGATATCCAACTTTCTCGTCAAGTCGGGCGAGTCTTGTTTCTACGCAGTCAACATTTTTGCCACCTTGTTTTTCCGTGTCTGTATTCTTGTCATAGGTGTTTGTCTCGCTCCCGGGAGGACCAGTTGGTAGCTCTTCAACAAGGGGCCAGGTTGGCTGGCCCATATCTAAGAGAACATTCAAAACAGGGAATCTGATGATGTGTTTAGTAAAACTTAATATCTGTATTAATATTGCATTCAAAACGTTGCCTCTCCTAACAAAAATTGTATGTTAAACATCTCTCCTTTAGCTAAAGCCGAAGCTATCTATAGCAACCGCTCAAAGTGAAATCAAATTGAAAAAGGGGACTCTTAAAGAGGTGGAAATTATGTGATCATCGGTCGAATGTGGTCATCAGTAATAATAAATGTAGCTTTTATTTGGCTTCAAACAGCAAATTATTAATATCATCGTGCATAAACCACAGCTTTTATAGATTCGATTATCTGCTGGAGATCCTTTGAGAATCCAAAAAGTGATGCAAACGTACATCAGAGATTATAACCTTCTTGTACCTTCTTACTACAGGAGTTTGTGTGTTTACACCTATAAATTTTCAATACTCAGTATTTGATGGCTTTATATCTATCTTGGTACGTGCTTCGTTTTAGGTAGGGATCCTCAAAAAAATAAGATAATAATGCCCCCCTAACGGCATGACAGGCCTCCATCCCCTTTCTGCACGTAGTGTGGTATAATCCGGACTGATCGTCCGACAGGAtgacaaggacaagaagaaagAAGTGGTCCACAGACAACTGATAATTCGATTGTCACCCTCGATATTACAGAAAACATCAAATTATCACAGCAAATGTCCAATTATTACAACAAACATCAAATTATTGCATCAAATGTCCAGATATTACAGCAAACATTAAATTATCACATCAAATACCCAGTTATTAAATGGAAACAGTAAATTATCACAGCAATTGTCCAGGTATTACAGCAAACATCAAATTATTGCAGCAAATGTCCAATTATTACAGCAAACACCAAATTATTACAGAAAATGTCCAATTATTACAGCAACCATCAAATTATTACAGCAATTTTCAAGCTATTACAGCAAACATCAAATTATCACAGCAAATGTCTAGTTACTACAGTATCTTTCAAATTATCAGTTATTGCAGCATACATCAAATTATCACACCAAATGGCCAGTTGTTACAAAAAACAGCGAATTATCACAGCATTGAAAACAGACACCAAATTTTTACAAGAAACATCACATTATGACAAAAAATGTCtaatcatcacagtaaatatcTAATATTACAGCGATCGTCAAGTTATTGACAAACACCAAATCATTACAGCAATCATCAAAGCATCACTACAGAAATCAAATTATGACGGGAAACATCAAGTCGTTGCTTCCAAGCATCATATCATCAACCAAACTTTTCTGAATATCTGATGTTTCAATTTTGAACTGATTAATAAATGTAGTGTCAAACCTTTGTCTGTGATTACCCAATGACAGAAGTTGTGACATATTTTTCTCCATTTCTAGGCTAAGCAACAGACGGCAAATTAaagttgaatgttttttttctacttggttttggacagacaatgacgatgtgacactgcactcaagtttgtgacttatattaacagtacaGACATAACGTACAGGTAGTctttccttttacctccccgaccgaagttaGATACCCATTTTAACACCtcggtgaagtgaggaaggtcgtataaagtgcctttacGAAGGGTACAACGTTTGGGGCACGACGGGTATCAAACTCATGATCAGGACCTCTAGACTCCGAGctgaacgctctaccagttgcGTTACACACGAAGTCATGTCCAACCAAAGTTCAATGTTTCGCACACAAACGGCTGTGTCACCAGAAGTGAGGATGAGAGAATGGTGGGCTAGGGCAGTGTGGACTCTGATTTCGAGCCGGACAGTCCGATCAAATAGATTATTTCTGTACATGCGAAGCACGAGATTCAGGACCAGAATCGGGATTTAAACGATTAACCCCATTCCTGCTGAAGTAGCCTTCTAACACAAAAGACTAGTACTAGttggcaacctaagcaatatcacattggtaaaagtggaaatattctgaataaggcagtctgtataatattgacatctaatgcactattttagcacatttacatcattgtttcataaattgagccgtgaaaaacagcgcgggaatgagttgcacaaggattccagatcaagtccttatttttggggggtacaaCAATAAGGAATTCGAATATCCTCGTgcgacttgtctctgggctgtttttaaccgctcaaagtatcaaattataatgaaaatgtgagaatacagtgcagtagatgtcaatatcatgcagattgccttactcagaatatttccactttgacgctgtgatattgcttaggttgcctttaagctCATGGACAAGTTCAACTTACTTGTTGGCACGGGTTTACTTCGTAACTTACGGATAGACTTGATTGTTAATCTAAGGCTTGAAAGCACAGGGTAATTTGATTGACTTATTTCGCTAAATCTTTTCTTTAAAATGCTTTAATTGACATGAAAGTGCCAATAGAATTTTCATTTTGAGTGTTGACTCATTATGATTTGCATATGTTTATGCCATCGCTTTAAATCATAAAACTATGATGGAACTAAAAGCCAGTGTATGAGCAACAAGTCACATTCAAAGTAGGCACATGTGGTTTACAATTTATAAAAGAGTACttgcaatgttgttgtttttcaaaaggCAGTTTGGAAGTTTTGTGCAATTTCTTGGCAGAAATCATCATTTGGAAGAGTGTTTGTAAACACATTACAGaacatattcaaatacaattcaatctctacaactggataaaaacggatatttacttccggacatttcaAGCGACAGCCACCTATCATCTTTCATTGAATAGGACGGAGCCAATCTCAAATTTCACTGACCAATTTCTATCAATGCTGTCTCAGTCACTGACAGAAACGCNNNNNNNNNNNNNNNNNNNNNNNNNNNNNNNNNNNNNNNNNNNNNNNNNNNNNNNNNNNNNNNNNNNNNNNNNNNNNNNNNNNNNNNNNNNNNNNNNNNNtccggaagtaaatatccgttttttatccagttgtagagattgaattgtatttgaatattgcttacctggatgtctaaccttcataaacgtattacAGAACATATTAACTAACGAAGCCTAAAAAATGTTTACTTTTTCATACGTTTTACTGTTCACTTAGTTCAAACGTAAGTTACTTAAAACCTTTCATTgtatagggcggtgcccatctcaaATTTCACTGACAAATTTCTATCAATGCTGTCTCAGTCACTGACAGAAACGCTTATGCCAACCGACTAAAACTATTTTGTTTAGCTGTCCCACCAAATGCTGACATCGAACGTTCATGTGAAGAGGTTATATGAAAAGTCAAGTTACGTAGTTAAGGATGCTATCCCAGATATGCTTATAACCCTGGCGGATGTTTTTGTTCATA includes:
- the LOC118418207 gene encoding zinc finger protein 525-like; this encodes MGQPTWPLVEELPTGPPGSETNTYDKNTDTEKQGGKNVDCVETRLARLDEKVGYPTGEQHCSFDRSSHSVDAESRLTDDMETHEDEKPYNLGYKCNRCDYVAAEKCRLDQHVMMKHTGEKPYMCGECGYRTASRSALTRHMRKHTGEKPYKCDQCDYSAAHRNSLDRHMTKHTGEIPYMCKECGYRTPVRSYLAVHMRKHTGEKPYKCSQCEYSAAQKVDLDHHVMMRHTGEKPQVCGECGYRTATRSALSRHMRKHTGEKPFKCDQCDYSAARKSDLDQHSMMKHTGEKPYMCETCGYRTADRSHLSRHFRTHTGEKPYKCNQRDYSAAHKESLDKHMAKHIGENPNMYEEASSDPSKNAISATVFLHEMVKYNHDKKQQ